GTTCGACATGAGTAAGAGAAATGCAAGTGAATCTACATTTGAGACTAGAACCATAGAATAAAACGTCCTGCCAACTGTTCTGATTAAAAAATATGGAATATCCAAAGTGTTCATTTATGTTTATATCCGTATACAACGGTCGAGAAAATGGCACTGATCTACCAAAATAGCTTAGCTGCCACTTTGATTTGATAGTATTCTTGAccaaaaccatatatatatacatagggtttgcataaatattttgtctatTACACTGTCTCTGGAGTATGTATCTGTTGCATGTAATCATATTCGAAAAATAACTAGTAAAAGGATAAGAGGATAAAACCAATTTACGATAGAGAATGGAAGAGGATTAACGTAAAATGAAAACAAGATTCAATGCATCGAAGATTGGAATAAGAATATAAACTAAACGAGAAAACTTAGAGTAGGTCAAAAGGAGGGAACATAAAATTATAGGACTTGTTTTCTCCAATGAAAATTACGACTAGAGATGAAATTAGAAAAGCATAAAAGATTGCTCACATGCAACCCAAATTCCTTTGTCCTCAATAATGCATGTTTACAAAGAAATTTGTTTTAGAATATAGTATTAGAGCaagctttaaaatatattgagaAAGTATTAGAGAAACGAATTTGAATGGTGTTTTGGTAAGAATATATATTGAGAAACTGAATTTAGGAAAATGTTGCATACTATAATAGCCAAGCTGACAAGCATATATgattaagaagaaataaaaacgATAAGGAAATAGATAGATGcccttagagcatcattatcagTGAAACTTTTTAGCAAGTCCTTAgagttttttattaatatttgtagttTAGGACATTGTTATGAGACTTTAATGAAATTTGTGATTATTGGTGGGACTTTTGGTTGGTCCTTGGGTTTAAAAattccaaaacaaaacatataactGCACTGAGTTGCTAAAAGATACGAAGTTAACCAAAAAATTGTATCATGCCATGTACTGACCAGAACACTTCCAAATCCTGTCAAAATGTCAACACCAAGTGCCTTAATTGAATTGGTCAGGTTGTTTCGGATTTTGATAGCCAGATTGTTAGCATGGTCTGCCACACCTTGTCGATCATAACCAGCAGCTGATACCTGTTTTCCAAGAGGAACCAGAAAATAACATAAGATAGTTAAGGCAAGAAGGACTGATCTCTACACTTGTTTATTGTCATCAAAACTTAATCATTCATCTCCAAACCATTTCTATTAGATACCTTCCGCACCAACCAAAGACAAAAGCTAATAACTCTTAAGGGTGTAAAGTGAAACACAATAAAAGTCAACATGAGTTTGATTAAAAGTACCTGAAGGCCAAAGGACTTCATGTGATGTTCGTTCTGAAGTTCCCGCATTCGACCACTGACAGCGAGAAGAGCTTTGAAAGGTACACAGCCTCGGTTAACACAAGTCCCTCACAGATCAACTGAATTCAGTGTAGATTCACAATATCACAGAGGGTTATGATATTATAGCAATGAAATCATGACTATTTGCTGGGTATTTTTGCTCAAATTCAAAGTTAAACCAAGGACACGTCTAAGCGATAGCTGCTGATACAACTCTAGGTAGAGGCTTGAGCATATACTGAGTTTAAGAACTAATTTATGTGTTTCCTTACACGCTTATGAGCCTCTAAGCAAGTACTGAGTTCTCTCAACACTAAAACAATCgagaaaaaatagataaaaagaaaagcTAACAAACCTTACCGATGGTATGAGCAATCCGATCAATGCAAGGCTCTGGAAACGCAGTCCCGTTGTCCCACATCAGCTCGTCGTTCACCGAAAGCTGAGAGACGCACATCAAAAAGGGAATAGAATCGAAACGAGTTTCaaaattagagagagagatttgacTCACCGGCTTATCGGGGACGATGTGTTTGCCGACGGGGAGTTCCATGCCGGCGCGTTGGCGGAGAGAAGAGGCGTTGGATTGTACAACGACGCCGTTTCCACCCATTATCCTTGACGCCACACCGCtcaaacaggaaaaaaaaaactaaccaatTTGGCGTTGATGTTCTTGTTTCAAGCGGTGGTCATGATTGTTGATCTGAAATTCGGGAGtcgaaagagaagaagaagaaagagaaggacCGTTCTCCCAATCACGCTATGCCACGTTTCGTTAAGGACAGGCCAGGCCAGCCCTTATTTTAGGCCCGTTGGCGATGGACTAAGcgaattttcatttatttttgaccCAAAATTATTTAAGGCCAGGCCTTAAGGGCCACCGATATTGATGGTCTTAGGATTAGaatatgaaagacgaacaaagGCTGTGGCAGTATTCATTGAAGTTGCAGCATATAAATTTGAAAGCACATGCATTACCGTATTTTGTA
The sequence above is drawn from the Raphanus sativus cultivar WK10039 chromosome 7, ASM80110v3, whole genome shotgun sequence genome and encodes:
- the LOC108816848 gene encoding NADH dehydrogenase [ubiquinone] 1 beta subcomplex subunit 8, mitochondrial-like translates to MHVLSNLYAATSMNTATAFFFFSCLSGVASRIMGGNGVVVQSNASSLRQRAGMELPVGKHIVPDKPLSVNDELMWDNGTAFPEPCIDRIAHTIGKLICEGLVLTEAVYLSKLFSLSVVECGNFRTNIT